The sequence aaattggccgggcgcggtggctcaagcctgtaatcccagcactttgggagaccgaggtgggtgggtcacgaggtcaggagatcgagactatcctggctaacatggtgaaaccccgtctctactaaaaatacaaaaaactagccgggtgtggtggtgggcgcctgtagtctcagctacttgggaggctgaggcgggagaatggcgtgaacccgggaggcggagcttgcagtgagccgagatcagccactgcactccagcctgggagacacagcaagactccgtctcaaaaaaataaataaataaaataaaatacaaaaaattagccgggcacggtggcgggtgcctgtagtcccagctactcaggaggctgaggcagaagaatggcgtgaacccaggaggcggagcttgcagtgagccgagatcgcgccactgcactccagcctcggcaacagagtgagactccgtctcaaaaaaaaaaaaaaaaaaaattagctgggtgtggcagcacaccTGTAATTGctgctgctccggaggctgaggcatgagaatcacttgagtctgggaggcgaaggttatggcaagccaaggttgtgccactgcactccagcctgggtgacagagcaagactctgtctcaaaaagaaaaaaaaaaaaatatatatatatataaattttcttgGCCAAAGCTTTTCAGCAAAACAGAGGCCTGCACTCAGCCTTTCTGCTGCACAGCTCTGGGGCCAACAGTGGGCCCAGGGCCGTGGATGAGCTGAGCTGGCTAAACCAGCCCTGCTGACTGTGGGAAGCAGGCAGCTGGGGTCAGTTCCCACAACCCCCCACCACTCACTGTGTACCTGGGTTCCGCAGATGAAGCGGACAGAGCTGAGGCCAGCTCCAAACTCCTCCAGAGCCTGCAGACCTGCCTGGATCACCTTGGGGTGGCTGCTCAGGCCCAGGTAGTTGTTGGCACAGAAGTTAAGGATTCCTGAGGTGAAGGAGAGGAGATAGATACAGCAGCTCAGGTGGGGCAAGGAAGGGCCTGGAAAGATGAcagtgccaggccctggggaaaTGGTCCAGAAAGGAAACAGACCTGGATTCACCGTTGAAGAGGCACCAAATTCAACAGCTACAGAGGGAGGGTCAGTGCTACACATCTTGAAGATGAgaagtttaaacttttttttttttttttggcagggtctagttctgtcgcccaggttagagtacagtggtgcaatcatggcttactgcagccccaaccccccaggctcaagcaatcctcccacccaaccacctgagtagctgggactgcaggtgcgtgccaccatgcccaactaaatatttttattttttgtagagatggggcctcattatgttgcccatgctggtcttgaacttctagcctcaagcaatcctcctgccttggcctcccaaagtgctgagatttcaggcacaagccactgtgcccagcctaaactcTGGCTTTGAATCACATTCTACCCAAGGAGGAACTCAAGCCTTCCTCACAGGCTTCTCCTGTGCCTGAAGACCACCACTAACTCCTTATCTGACCCCTTGGTTTCCTTGTGGGTTAAAGAAGAGGGCTGGGTCAGATGCCTGCTGCAGTCCTGGAACTCCACAGTTTACTTTGCTGCCTGGTACAGAATCACTTCCCCAAAGGTGGGTGCCTGAGATACCAGTCCCTGAATTCTAAAGCCCAGAGTGAACTTCAACAGCTGACCTCAGGAGCAAACACGCCAGAGGGGAAAGTTCACACAGCCTGGGAAAGGCAAAAACAGGATGAGAACTTGTGTCTCCTAATTTCCCATCTTTTGACTGGCTCTAAGCTTCCCCTGAGGGAGAGAAGGGATTACCTGGGacctctattttacaaatgagtacAACAGCACCAAGGGTTCTATGCCTATTTCCTGGCAGAAGGCAGCTTTGGGATCCTGTTGATCATCGCCACTCACCTGAGGCCTGACACGAATAAGTCAGGCAGTAACCACTGGTTAGAATGAAATGAGGgagggctgggagcggtggctcacgtctgtaatcccaacactttgggaggacgaggcgggcggatcacttgaggtcaagagttcgagatcagcctggccaacatggtgaaacccagtctctaccaaaaatacaaaaatcagccgagtgtgctggcacttgcctgtagtcccagctacttgggaggctgaggcatgaaaatcgcccgaacccaggaggcagaggttgcagtgaaccgagatctcaccactgccctccagcctgagcgacagagcaagaccagaTTGCTTGCTATGAGTTTGGCCAGGAAGCTGTCCTCTCTGGCCAGTTAGGCAATGTTCCAGCTCCAATATTCCAGCGCTGCCTGCAGCTAGCTGGGGGCTTTTGGGCAAGCCATTTCACATCTGTGGATTTCAGCCTCTTCGTTTGTAAAATGGAATTAGTCATTCCTGCGTTTAGAAGTTAGCAGGAGTTCACGTGCAGCAACAACTGGTAGAGGCCTTCACAAAACAGCCGCTCAAGAAATGCGGGTTTTCTCGCTCCGGCCTTCCCACCACCCTTCCTTGCAGTGTCACGGTGGGAGCCAGCTGGgtgtctctctccttttctcacgCTCACACAGGGCTGGTCCCAGCCCTGCCTTCTGAGCCAAAAAGGTGCTCAAGGGCAAATCACCTCCCTCCGTCAAAACGGGTTTAACCAGGCTAGAGTCAGTATTAGGAAGCCGTAAAGTCGCCCTGAGAGATGCGAAGGGGACCAGTAGCTAAGAGTGTAGGAGCCGCCCACCCCCGCCTCCAAGCCCTCCATTCCAGCGCAAGCTCGGGAAAGGTCTTGGAACGACTCCGGGAGGGAGAGTTACCTCCGGAGACGCCGTCCACGTGGATGTGCGGCCCCTGACGGGACGTGATGACCCGCTCACTCTTCCAAGTGCCAGCTCCACGGATCCCTTCCAGCTCCCCCTCCAGAATGCCGCGCAGCTGGGCCAACGCTGACTGTGCGCGGCAGCCGCGGGGCACTCCGAAGAGCGCGGCGCGCCAGGCGTTCCCAGCCCACATCGCTCCTACCTCGCCCGAGCGTCCCTGCCTGCCTGGGAGCCGTGCGCATCGCGGACGCAGCCTGGTCACGTGGCCGGGGGCCGGGCTCCAGCAGCCAATCGGAGCGAGGGGGGCTGACTTAACGAGTGGGAGGCGGGCCTAAGGTGGGTGGGCGGTGCCTGGCGGGATCCGCCAGGGACCAAGCGACTTGACTTGTAAGTTGAGACTGCAGAGGTCCGGGTggcagaagggagggaagggggcggAGGAAGTCGCGTCAGGGCCCAGCCCACCAGACTCCCCACCGCATTCCCACGTACTCACCTCTCGGCCGGAAATGGGGTGCCCTCTGGACCCCAAAGGCAGAAGCCTAGAAGCCGGCAAAGGCACGTTCCGCAGCCTCCGGGACTAAGGATTCCTGGCTTCTGTCCAGCTCCTGTAACCCTCCCCCCATTCTCAGGTGCAAACGCCCCAGATGTCCCCACTGCCCGCCCGCCTAACCGCTCCGCATTCATCCCCCAGTCTTCAAAGTGAGGAAAAATACACCGCTCAGTTTCTCCCGTTTCcgatttattttaaagttttaaaaagacagcAAAATTTTCCCGGCACAAGTAACACTTGTTTAAaaaaggcggggggggggggggagggggacgCGCAAGTACgcgatttttctattttattaaaaataagagaaggaCAACTGTACAGGTTTTTTCTCCCAGCTCCCGGGCGTGAAACTAAGTACTAACcctagatatgtatatatacacatacacacacatgcacacagatctAGCTCTGTAAAACTACTTAGCAAATCCCAAATCGACTGCAGTATGTCTTACTGTCCACTGCCCGcccactccccctccccctcccccagctacAACTACTTATAataaaagactcaaataaaagAGATCGGGAGGTTTTAAGTGGCCGCAGCCCCACCAAACCAAGCAAAGACACCTCTTGTACAGGAGGAacaaaaatcccagaagaaaagtCTTCCTAGGACACAATCCATCGATTGCATGGAAAAATCCAAGTTTCAACAGGGCACACTGAGGCACTTGGCTGactccccacccttcccctaAAGTTTTCACTCCGGTTTAACAAGAGAATTTTGCTGAAGCCACAAAGATCCTCCAATGGCTACATCCTAGCTGACTGGGACAAGCTATGGCTTCTCCCATCCAGCTGTCACTTGGACCCCACTCCCTTTCCCTAAGACAATAGGGAGACCGAAAGGGCAAACTAACAGAAATGAGAAGGAAACTGGGTTTGGGCCCCCACTGCTCACCACTGGGAGGTGGAAGTCAGCCCGGTGGCAGTTTTTTCCACCTCCTTCCTTTGCCGGCTGGCTGCTCCCTACCACCTCTCTCCTCCTGGCCAAAGGTTCTGAAACTCTCACGACGGGTGCCCAACTCAAAGAAAGCTCACTCACCCTAAAGATACTCCTGCTAACCTCACGATTCCTGGGTTCCCTTCTCATCTAGCCAGAACATACTGCCTTGtgtcttctccccacccccatctacCTTCATggcaaacaaaccaacaaaacacacaagccccccccccacccccggcaAATCCCTAACCCGGTAAGTAGGttaatagcaaaacaaaatataagtaCACTCTCATCATTATAGAGATTGGTTGTTGCTGTCCTTGCACAACTGGTTAAGGAAAAATGAATTATTCTGTAATTTCTGAAGAATCCAAATCCTGTCTCTTACAAAGTCAGAACAGAAGGATGCAAAAGGTGGTGGTGAGCATCaagacaaaaaaggagaaaagtattTACAGAAAATAGGAGACAGGAGGGAGTGTCTGCAAGAAAAGACTTCATTGTCACTTCTTCTTGCCGGCCCTCTTGGCACTGGACTTTGCTTTGGGTTTCACTGGTTTGGCCTTCTTGGGCTTGGATGCCTTGACCGGCTTGGCTTTGACAGTCTTGGGTTTTTTGGCTTTCTTGGGCGTGGCAGCCAGCTTCTTCTTGGCCTTCTTGACTGGGGTGGCTTTGGGTTTCTTGGTTGGGGCTTTGGAGGCAGCCTTCTTGGGCTTGGATGCCTTCTTTGGCGTGGCTACCTTCTTGATTTCCTTCTTGGTCTTCTTGAAGGCCACTGACTTCTTGGGCTCGTCGCTCTTGGCTAGCCGGAAGGATCCCGACGCCCCCACCCCTTTGGTCTGCTTGAGGACACCGGTGGTGACCAGGCGCTTGATGGACAACTTGATCTGCGAGTCAGCGTTCTCACCCACCTTGTAGTGGCTCTTGATATACTTCTGGATGGACTGGCGCGAGGAGCCAGCGCGGTTCTTCTCCGCCTGGATGGCAGCCACGATCATATCTGAATACTTGGGGTGGTCTGTGGACTTCTTGGAGGCCTTGGCCCGCTTGGGCTTGGCCGCAGGGGCGGACGTGGAATTCTCGGTCATGGTGGCCTGTCTGGTCCGGCTGTTGAAGGCGCCTTCCAAAAGGCCAGCCCTCGTCGGAGGCTGAGCAAAACCTGCCTCGGGATGTGCTCTTGAGCCCCTGACTACCGGGCCAGTCCGGAGTGCGGCTCCCGGGGATGCGAGCGAGGAGTCGCTGCTTATCCTTTCCAGCTGGGGTGTCGGGAGAGCCGGCTCTGCGAGGCCCAGCCCCGCCGGTCTGTCGCTTGGTCTCGGCGCcgggctctggctctggctctggctctggctctggctttgcctctgcctctgcctccgcctcctctgcctcccttttCCCAGCTCCGCGTCTGGCGCTTGGGCGGCGCATCCGGGTATTTAGCGGCGGCGGGCGGACCGCGGTGAGGACAGGGCTGCTGGCTGCCTGCTCCCGGCCCGGAATGGCGCTGCGCCGCCGCCATCTGTGTTTCTTCCGCCGAGCAAATCCGACCTTTCCCCCCGGCCCGGGCCTTCCCGCTCCCCGCCGCCGCCCGGGGCCGCTGCCTGGCTCCCTGGGCTTCCCCGCCGGGCGGCCCGCTGGCCCGGCCGCCGCCCCCCGCGCCCGCCACGCGCCCCAAACGGCGCCGAGGACCGCTGGTGCGCCGGCACATTTCCCCTTTGCGGGGGGCTGGCTCTGCGGGGCTAGGGAGCCCCGGTGTGGGAAACCCCCCGTAGCAAAGCTCTCCCCTGAGGCTACCGGGGGCTCCACTCCCGGCCCGCTGCGGGGTCCCCTAGCCCGGTGGAGCTGCCGGAAAGCGGCCCCAACTAACACACGCGGCCCCGAGCTAGGCGACTCCCAGCCGGGCCGAGCCGGGACAGGGGGGAGGGGTCGCTCCCCCGGGGTCCGGTCACCTCTCGGGGGTCACCCCGCCACCGGTCCCTCCACACCTCTACCCCTCTCTGTCCATGGGGCCCCCAAGGAAACTTTCCCTGGAAGAGTTGGAAGGGCACTTTCAAACTTtgtcccttccccctcctctgcCGTCTCTCCCCCAGCGCGCCCCCCGACTTCTGCCTTGAGGTCCCCTCCTGAGGCCGAACCCCCAGTGCTGCCCGGACCCTCTGAGAGATGAGGAGGGGCTCCCGGGTGGCCTCTTCTCCTCAAAGACCCCTACATCTCCCATATACCCTAATCGGGAATTCGTTTATATGCTTCTCTTAGCCTGGAAGTTTTGGGGTGTCAGAAGCAGAACTCGCTGCCCCCATCCCTGAGGCCCAGCCTGAGGGTTCAGTCCCTGTTCCAAGGCTCCTTGAAGGCAATGTGGGGGCAGGGGGGGCGGTCCACAATGGAGAAGCTGCCCCAGAGGCTCTAAACAGGGACGGTCCTGGGGGCCCCTGTAATGAGGAGAGGCCCTGAGTGCTTTGGGGACTTGGGAAAGCGGGGCGCTGGGGTAGAGGTCGAGGAGGGGGTTGTATCCCTTGGGTTGTGACCTATCTTCGGAAAGTGTGCAGTTCAGAGAGCCGTGGCCGCGACCACCGCCATTTTGCTGGGAAGATGCGATGTCTTTGTTAAAATGCACACAGATTTTCCCGTGCTGCCTGGCAGGTGTAGACGAGGCGGACACGGGGCGCCACTGTCTGCAGGGAGTTCTGAAGCTCGAGGGGCTTTAGTGGCCCAGAGGCCAGCAGAAGGGACCTCAGAGACCCTAGGACCCCTTCTCTGTGGCCGACCTCCTACTCACGTGCCGGGTCCGCTTGGCAGCGGCCCTGGGCTGAGATTCTGCGACGCTTGCTCCCTGAGCCCCCCTCCCACAACCCCGCTTTTATTCCCTAAGCATAGAGGCCGGTCACTGTTCACTTAAACAATACCCTGGGAGTGGGAGTTTGTTGCTGGTCAAAATGATGAACGCATCCCGGTATGGTCCAAGAGCTGTTTGCAGACACAGTAGGCTACTGGGGAGGGGTAAAAGGGAGGGGTTCGAGAGTTTTGATGTTGGGGACGGGATCGTAGCTGCGTGGGTGTGGTAGGGCTCCTATTGGACCTGGGAGTCTCTGAAGCCAGGGCAAATTAATGGGTTTCCCCCGCACGCCAAGGGATGGATTAATCCAAATGAttaggggaggaggggggagggggagcccAAGACTCGGTGTTAGATGCCTTCTCTCCGGGCTTATCTCCTTGGCACAGGCGGGGAAGGGAAGCAATGGGGGGTCAGGTTAGTTCAAAAGGTCAAGGTTCTTCTTTTGATGGTGTCAATTTCCCTTAAGTTTCGTCATTTGAAAACACAACATTCTGGTGgctttgttttggttattttcaaAGACAACTCGGGTTCCCATTAAGACCTGGTTGGGTTAATACGCACCCAAATAGCCACCCCCGTATCCAAGATGTTCCACCCTGAGAGCCCAGAGCCATGtcaccccaccccccgccccagaTCCGTGCATGTCTTAAAGACTTGATGAATCCAATGACACGatgatgaataattttatttgcacAGTGCTTTACAGTTTGCACAGTGCTCCCCACCGGTTTCTGGATCCTTTGCGCCTCCTGCCTGTGATCACTATCCCCATCACCCCTATTTTACCGCGGAGGCCCGGGACTCAGAAGAATGGATTGGGGGCGGGGTACTGTGAGGCTCAGCTCCCTGACACCTGGgccttcatttcattttgtagCTCTCCTGTCCCTTCTCCCCGCCCATCCCAGCGACCTGTAAATTCCCGGAACTGAACCCAGGATTGGGGAAAGGGGTTGCCTCGGGTTGCAGGGGCTTCCAGCTAGTGGACACCCCTTCTCCCGTCAGGCGGCGAGATTCACCGCCCCTTCCCCTGTTCCAGGGAgttggaggggaaggaagggggttCCTTGCGACTTGGGCGCAGAGGCCGAAGCCGAGGCGGGCAAGACGAGGAAAGACGGCCTCCAGATTGGCTTGGCCTTGCCTCGCCTCGCCTCGGGGACACTGCAGAGCCGGGGGGCTTCTTCACTCCCGCCAGAACCCGCCTGGGCACCGGGGCAGACGGCTCTCGGGTTTCCACCGGGCGCAGAGCCATCTTCCAGCTGGCCGACTGCGCAACCTCCCCCGCCCGCTTTAACGCGAGGCTCTTGAAACCCCAGGAACGGCGGAACCGCGGCAACTGctcctgggaaatgtagtccccGGTGCCGCGCCACCTGCCCGCGACCCTTGGCAGCCGCTGCGCCGCCTGGGCGTGGGAAGAGGGTCGGACAGCTGCTGTGCCGTGGCGCGGGGAGGGTCCAGGCCGTGCCGTGGCGCGGGGAGGATCCCCCCGCTGTCGCTCTCGGGCCTCAGTTCTTCCACCTGTCGGCTCTACCTGTCTCTGGGGTTAGTGAGACGGGGAAATGAATTCCTGCATGGAAAAGTATAAATCGCATTAGAATGCTAGGGGTCGTGTCCTTACTAATggttggttgtgtgtgtgtgcgcgcgcgcgcgcgtgcctGAGCCCTTGGCACGTGACATCTCCACGTTACAGACAGGACGGCCCCATCTCCACCCCTATGTTTAATGACTTGCCCAGGGCTGATAGACTCCCTGTTCACTGCACCACTTGTGGTCTTGTGGCATTCTGGGCTttggaatcctttttttttttttttttttttttttttttttgagacggagtctcgttctgtcgcccaggccacagtgtagtggcgcgatctcggcttactgcaacctctgcctcccggattcaagcaattctctgcctcagcctcccgaatagataggattacaggtgtccacaaccatgcccggctaattttttgtatttttggtagagacggagtttcaccatcttggccggactggtcttgaactatcctcgtgatccaccggcctgggcctcccaaagtgctgggatcccgGCTGGCTTTGGAATCCTAATGCATTCCTTAATATGTGCCGGGCACTGGGATGGGCGCTGGGATATAGCCATCAACCAAAGTGACAAGACAGCCCTACCCTTGTGGAGCTGAGGTTCCCTGGAAAAGATAGATACACAGTAgactactgtaatcccagcactttgggaggccgaaatgggtggatcacctgaggtcaggagtttgcgaccagtctggccaacgtggtgaaaccctgtctctactaaaaatacaaaaattcgccgggcgtggtcgcgggcgcctgtaatcctagctacttggtagaatgaggcaggagaatcgcttaaacctgggaggcagaggttgcagtgagccaagaccatgccattgcactccagcctgggtgacaagaacaaaactccagctcaaaaaaaagaaaaagtaaattatatagtaTGCTGGAAAGTGGCAATTGCAAAGAAACAATTGGAGCAGGGTTTGGGGTGGGTATAGGCAGTGTCAAATGGTGGTGGTTTGCAattgtattttttggtttttgtagttgtttatttgggacggagtctcactctgttgcccaggctggagtgtagtggcatgatcgcagctcactgcaacctccacctcctgggttcaagcaattctcctgcctcagcctcccaagtagctgggtttacaggtgtgcgccaccactctcggctaattctcactctgttgcccaggctggagtgcagtgccacaagctcagctcactgcaacctccgcctcccgggttcaagcaattctcctgcctcagcctcccgagtagctgggattgcaggcgcccaccaccacactcagctaatctttgtatttttagtggagcggggtttcaccatgttggccaggctggtctcaaactcctgacctcaagcgatccacccaccttggcctcccaccaaagtgctgggttataggcatgagacaccaagCCCAGCCACTTGTTCTACTTTGTGCCCCTTGTCACTACTGAACTTGactagtctaaaaaaaaaaatggttcagaTGAACCCCACTACgcggtatatatccaaaagaaaggaaatcagcatattgaagagatatctgcactcccatggtcattgcagcaccattcacaatagccaaaatatggagtCAACCCAAGcgcccatcaatggatgaatggatgaagaaaatgtggtatataaacaaagggaatattattcagccaccaataagaatgaaatcctgtcggccaggcgcggtggctcacgcctgtaatcccagcactttgggaggccaagatgggcggatcacgaggtcaggagatcgagaccatcctgactaacacggtgaaaccccgtctctactaaaaatacaaaaattagccgggcgcggtggcgggtgcctgtagtcccagccacatgggaggctgaggcaggagaatgacgtgaacccgggaggcggagcttgcagtgagtggagatcgcgccactgcactccagcctgggagacagagcgagactccgtctcaaaaaaaaaaaaagaatgaaatcctgtcat comes from Macaca fascicularis isolate 582-1 chromosome 10, T2T-MFA8v1.1 and encodes:
- the H1-0 gene encoding histone H1.0, which produces MTENSTSAPAAKPKRAKASKKSTDHPKYSDMIVAAIQAEKNRAGSSRQSIQKYIKSHYKVGENADSQIKLSIKRLVTTGVLKQTKGVGASGSFRLAKSDEPKKSVAFKKTKKEIKKVATPKKASKPKKAASKAPTKKPKATPVKKAKKKLAATPKKAKKPKTVKAKPVKASKPKKAKPVKPKAKSSAKRAGKKK